The following are from one region of the Stanieria sp. NIES-3757 genome:
- a CDS encoding ATPase, P-type, HAD superfamily, subfamily IC, whose translation MTKTKIISSRKKATLVKTLHATVKGRGRYKIQGLLRSRHDRGAERSRLLQNYLEFRLTKESAIKDVDANCWTGNILVIFNHKSSHQEIAVLIEAIVLDYQYQPQLAEKQLSMVQTREINIPQTTWHLQEAEVIATQLNSSISSGLSTTALEQNLQKYGANVLVQTKPRAGLSIFVDYFKSVPVALLTLAAGLSLVTGGIVDSVVIMGVVAINAILGYATESQSERIIHSLQGLVNPSAWVIRNLSEKEVYGNRQLIEINSQDIVIGDIVVLKPGTYIPADARLIEAENLSVDESALTGESLPVLKTAQTLTGKEIPLAERVNMVYRGTFVTGGQGLGIIVAIGQATEMGRIQTLVGETTVPQTPMERQLDRVGGQLVFLSSAVCGLVFAIGLIRGYGGLEMLKTSVSLAVAAVPEGLPTVATTTLALGIAKMRQHKVLVRRLEAVEALGSVQTICLDKTGTLTANQMSVVELYVEQKNITVNQGELFFAGEPFNPYRYEQVLQLIQVAVLCNESKVGQDSQGKYIVNGSATENSLIEMAIATGINVRSLLKQYPRLDINHRSERKNFMTTIHQGQKTEQLVAVKGNPSEVLELCQWKLENGQKHPLTEVDRQRIEVENERMASDALRVLGTAYAWVENNNGNGVKDLVWLGLIGMKDPIRQGVKQLIGSFHQAGIETVMITGDQSSTAYAIGKELNLSSTGELEILDSTDLADLDSDVMKTLCQRVHVFARISPAHKLEIVQALQRAGKIVAMTGDGINDAPALKAAEVGIAMGHGGTDAAREVADVVLEDDNLETMIIAVSQGRTIYNNIRKSVHFLLSTNLSEIIVVFLSNAGGIGQPLNAMQLLWLNLVTDIFPGLALALEAPEPDVLQVPPRSPDEAILQPKDFQRIAVESSVLSLSTMSAYGYGIARYGVGLQASTIAFMSLVIGQLLHSLSCRSDRPFRIFKSPANHYLTVALGGSLTLQLLCLAIPGLGNLLKVTPVNLLDSAVIAGSAIAPLLINESTKTIKGG comes from the coding sequence ATGACTAAAACTAAGATTATCTCCTCAAGAAAAAAAGCTACTTTAGTTAAAACGCTTCATGCTACTGTCAAAGGAAGAGGTCGCTATAAGATTCAGGGGCTACTGCGGTCTCGGCACGACCGAGGCGCGGAGCGATCGCGCTTGCTGCAAAATTATTTAGAATTTAGGCTCACTAAAGAATCAGCCATTAAAGATGTTGATGCCAATTGTTGGACGGGTAATATTTTAGTAATATTCAACCACAAGTCTAGTCATCAGGAAATTGCTGTTTTAATTGAAGCTATAGTTTTAGACTATCAATATCAGCCTCAATTAGCAGAGAAACAACTAAGTATGGTTCAGACGAGGGAAATAAATATTCCTCAAACCACTTGGCATCTTCAAGAAGCAGAAGTAATTGCCACTCAACTCAACAGTTCAATTTCATCGGGATTATCAACCACAGCACTAGAACAAAACCTTCAAAAATATGGGGCGAATGTTTTAGTTCAAACTAAACCAAGAGCGGGACTGAGTATCTTTGTTGATTATTTTAAATCTGTTCCCGTGGCTTTACTAACTTTGGCAGCAGGATTATCGTTAGTCACTGGTGGAATAGTTGATTCGGTTGTAATTATGGGAGTGGTAGCGATTAATGCGATTCTCGGTTACGCCACAGAAAGTCAATCAGAACGCATTATTCATTCGCTGCAAGGTTTAGTTAATCCTTCTGCTTGGGTAATTCGCAATCTCTCTGAAAAGGAGGTGTATGGAAATCGCCAGTTAATCGAAATTAATTCTCAAGATATTGTCATCGGGGATATTGTCGTTCTTAAACCTGGGACTTATATTCCAGCCGATGCCCGTTTAATTGAAGCTGAAAACCTCAGCGTGGATGAATCTGCCTTAACAGGGGAAAGTTTGCCTGTGTTAAAAACGGCTCAAACTCTGACGGGTAAAGAGATTCCCTTAGCAGAAAGAGTCAATATGGTTTATCGGGGAACATTTGTCACGGGAGGACAGGGATTAGGAATTATCGTTGCAATTGGACAAGCAACGGAAATGGGACGCATTCAAACCCTGGTTGGCGAAACCACTGTACCTCAAACCCCGATGGAACGCCAACTAGACCGAGTAGGAGGGCAATTAGTTTTCTTATCTAGTGCTGTTTGTGGATTAGTATTTGCGATCGGTTTGATTCGGGGTTACGGTGGACTAGAGATGTTAAAAACATCGGTTTCCCTAGCTGTTGCTGCTGTACCAGAAGGCTTACCCACCGTTGCTACTACTACCTTAGCTTTGGGAATTGCCAAGATGAGGCAGCACAAAGTTTTGGTTCGTCGCCTCGAAGCAGTTGAAGCTTTGGGTTCGGTACAAACAATTTGTTTAGATAAAACAGGAACGCTGACAGCTAATCAAATGTCAGTAGTTGAACTTTATGTAGAACAGAAAAATATTACTGTTAATCAGGGAGAATTGTTCTTTGCAGGTGAACCATTTAACCCCTATCGCTACGAGCAGGTATTACAGTTAATCCAAGTAGCTGTTCTTTGTAATGAAAGTAAAGTCGGTCAAGATTCTCAAGGTAAGTATATCGTTAATGGTTCTGCTACTGAAAACTCCTTAATCGAAATGGCGATCGCGACAGGAATTAATGTGCGATCGCTCTTAAAGCAATATCCTCGCCTCGATATCAATCATCGTTCGGAACGTAAAAATTTCATGACCACGATTCATCAAGGGCAGAAGACAGAGCAGTTAGTAGCAGTTAAAGGTAATCCGAGCGAAGTTTTAGAATTATGCCAGTGGAAGCTAGAAAATGGTCAGAAACACCCCCTTACAGAAGTAGACCGTCAAAGAATTGAAGTAGAAAATGAACGCATGGCGAGTGATGCCCTGAGAGTTTTAGGAACAGCCTATGCTTGGGTTGAGAATAATAATGGCAATGGAGTAAAAGATTTAGTTTGGCTGGGATTAATTGGCATGAAAGATCCGATTCGCCAGGGAGTTAAACAATTAATTGGTTCTTTCCATCAAGCAGGAATTGAGACAGTCATGATTACAGGCGATCAAAGTTCAACTGCTTATGCGATTGGGAAAGAATTAAATCTTTCTTCAACAGGAGAATTAGAAATTCTTGATTCTACCGATTTAGCTGATCTCGATTCTGATGTGATGAAAACACTTTGTCAAAGAGTTCATGTCTTTGCAAGGATTAGTCCCGCCCATAAATTAGAAATCGTCCAAGCCTTACAGCGAGCGGGTAAAATCGTGGCGATGACTGGGGATGGCATTAATGATGCACCTGCCTTAAAAGCTGCGGAAGTAGGCATTGCGATGGGGCATGGAGGTACAGATGCAGCTAGAGAAGTTGCCGATGTGGTGTTAGAAGATGACAACTTGGAAACCATGATTATTGCCGTCAGTCAGGGACGGACGATCTACAACAACATCAGAAAATCAGTTCATTTTCTCCTTTCTACCAATCTCAGCGAGATTATCGTGGTTTTTCTGTCAAATGCTGGAGGAATTGGTCAACCCCTCAACGCCATGCAATTACTATGGCTCAATTTAGTTACTGACATTTTCCCAGGATTGGCATTAGCTTTAGAAGCACCTGAACCAGACGTTCTTCAAGTTCCACCTCGTTCCCCCGACGAGGCGATTCTTCAGCCCAAGGATTTTCAACGGATTGCAGTCGAATCGAGCGTTCTTTCCCTTAGTACGATGTCTGCTTATGGCTATGGTATTGCCCGTTATGGTGTTGGTCTTCAAGCTAGTACGATTGCCTTTATGAGTTTGGTGATAGGACAATTGTTACATTCCCTAAGTTGTCGTTCGGATCGACCTTTCCGTATTTTTAAGTCTCCTGCCAATCATTACCTAACCGTTGCTTTAGGAGGCTCGTTAACCCTACAATTGCTCTGCCTGGCTATTCCTGGTTTGGGTAATCTCTTGAAAGTTACCCCCGTTAATCTCCTCGATAGTGCCGTAATTGCTGGTAGTGCGATCGCTCCTCTGCTGATTAATGAAAGTACTAAAACTATTAAAGGAGGATAA
- a CDS encoding Methionine adenosyltransferase has protein sequence MKQEFMFTSESVTEGHPDKLCDQISDAIVDRFLSRDPYARVITECAVATAIVFIAARFEADTLVDFTKIARQIIKQVGYEQSSFSAKTCSIVTSLKELPTNGDRYIDEKKLSDAEIEAIAVKNQATVFGFACNQTPVFLPLPIWLAHQLAKRLTQVRVENILPYLTPDGKTQVGVEYRDRQPARIHSITIIASQYPRSNSRSPDLKQLQQDLRETVINPVFTHEKIKPDKKILASLLTPMDY, from the coding sequence ATGAAACAAGAATTTATGTTTACCTCCGAATCCGTTACCGAAGGGCATCCAGACAAACTCTGCGATCAAATTAGTGATGCGATCGTTGATCGCTTTCTCAGTCGCGACCCCTATGCTAGAGTAATCACTGAATGTGCCGTTGCTACTGCGATCGTTTTTATTGCAGCCAGATTTGAAGCCGATACCTTAGTAGACTTTACCAAAATTGCCCGACAAATAATAAAACAGGTTGGTTACGAACAATCGTCTTTTAGCGCCAAAACTTGTAGTATCGTTACCAGCCTCAAAGAATTACCTACTAATGGCGATCGCTATATTGATGAAAAGAAACTCTCTGATGCAGAAATCGAAGCAATTGCCGTAAAAAACCAAGCCACTGTCTTCGGTTTTGCTTGTAATCAAACTCCTGTCTTTCTGCCCTTACCAATTTGGTTGGCACACCAATTAGCTAAAAGATTAACTCAAGTTCGAGTCGAAAATATCCTGCCCTACCTCACTCCCGACGGTAAAACCCAAGTCGGAGTTGAATACCGCGATCGCCAACCAGCCCGTATCCACAGTATTACAATTATTGCCAGTCAGTATCCCCGTTCTAATTCTCGCAGTCCCGATTTAAAGCAATTACAACAAGATCTGCGTGAGACAGTAATTAATCCCGTTTTTACTCATGAAAAAATCAAACCAGACAAAAAGATACTCGCATCTTTATTAACCCCGATGGATTATTAA
- a CDS encoding Methionine adenosyltransferase: MTGRKNAIDTYGEYSRHGGAALSGKDPTRIDRVGAYAARYAAKNVVAAGLADECEVQLSYSIGLARPVSIQVETFGTGKVPDEKICSLLEQHFDFRLAGIIKQFNLRFLPALFKGGFYRKLAAYGHVGRMDLGLVPWEETDKVGIVCL, from the coding sequence TTGACTGGCAGAAAAAATGCGATCGATACCTACGGTGAATATTCTCGTCATGGTGGTGCAGCTCTCAGTGGTAAAGATCCCACTAGAATAGATCGAGTCGGTGCTTATGCAGCCCGTTATGCAGCCAAAAATGTTGTTGCTGCGGGTTTAGCTGATGAATGCGAAGTTCAACTAAGTTATTCTATCGGACTTGCTCGCCCAGTTAGTATTCAGGTAGAAACCTTTGGTACGGGTAAAGTACCCGATGAAAAAATTTGCTCTCTGTTAGAGCAACATTTTGACTTTCGTTTAGCAGGAATTATCAAGCAATTCAATCTCAGATTTTTACCAGCCCTATTTAAAGGAGGATTTTATCGCAAACTGGCAGCTTACGGTCATGTCGGTAGAATGGATTTGGGTTTAGTCCCTTGGGAAGAAACCGATAAGGTTGGAATTGTTTGCCTCTAA